A genome region from Hevea brasiliensis isolate MT/VB/25A 57/8 chromosome 9, ASM3005281v1, whole genome shotgun sequence includes the following:
- the LOC110670472 gene encoding histone H3-like centromeric protein CENH3 isoform X2, protein MARTKHSAPPSRRRKKATGTATSPSSPATPPSKKTPGPSTSGTQRNAPSTPGTQRQRKPHRYRPGTVALREIRHFQKNWKLLIPAASFIRVVKSITGEYSQEVNRWTAEALVALQEAAEDFLVHLFEDGMLCAIHAKRVTLMKKDIELARRLGGKGRPW, encoded by the exons ATGGCCAGAACCAAACATTCCGCGCCCCCGAGTCGAAGGAGAAAGAAAGCGA cTGGAACTGCAACCTCACCAAGTTCACCAGCAACGCCACCGTCG AAAAAGACCCCTGGACCAAGTACAAGTGGCACACAGAGAAATGCTCCTTCAA CTCCAGGAACACAAAGGCAGAGGAAACCGCATCGCTACAGGCCAGGAACAGTCGCTCTCCGAGAAATTCGCCATTTCCAGAAGAATTGGAAGCTGCTCATCCCAGCTGCTAGCTTCATCCGAGTT GTAAAGAGTATTACAGGCGAATACTCCCAAGAAGTTAACCGTTGGACAGCTGAAGCTTTAGTAGCACTTCAAGAG GCAGCAGAGGATTTTTTGGTCCATTTGTTTGAAGATGGAATGCTATGTGCAATTCATGCAAAGCGCGTTACATTAA TGAAAAAGGATATTGAGCTGGCACGTCGGCTTGGAGGGAAGGGACGACCTTGGTGA
- the LOC110670472 gene encoding histone H3-like centromeric protein CENH3 isoform X1 — protein sequence MVSNFITFPFLQFVFKQGTAIQNTTERQNEFINLKNLKESDPTDSFYFHTLNGQNQTFRAPESKEKESDWNCNLTKFTSNATKKTPGPSTSGTQRNAPSTPGTQRQRKPHRYRPGTVALREIRHFQKNWKLLIPAASFIRVVKSITGEYSQEVNRWTAEALVALQEAAEDFLVHLFEDGMLCAIHAKRVTLMKKDIELARRLGGKGRPW from the exons ATGGTTAGCAATTTTATCACGTTTCCGTTCTTGCAATTTGTGTTCAAGCAAGGGACTGCAATTCAAAATACGACAGAGCGGCAAAAcgaattcataaatttaaaaaatctaAAAGAGTCTGATCCAACGGATTCTTTCTACTTCCACACTCTCAATGGCCAGAACCAAACATTCCGCGCCCCCGAGTCGAAGGAGAAAGAAAGCGA cTGGAACTGCAACCTCACCAAGTTCACCAGCAACGCCACC AAAAAGACCCCTGGACCAAGTACAAGTGGCACACAGAGAAATGCTCCTTCAA CTCCAGGAACACAAAGGCAGAGGAAACCGCATCGCTACAGGCCAGGAACAGTCGCTCTCCGAGAAATTCGCCATTTCCAGAAGAATTGGAAGCTGCTCATCCCAGCTGCTAGCTTCATCCGAGTT GTAAAGAGTATTACAGGCGAATACTCCCAAGAAGTTAACCGTTGGACAGCTGAAGCTTTAGTAGCACTTCAAGAG GCAGCAGAGGATTTTTTGGTCCATTTGTTTGAAGATGGAATGCTATGTGCAATTCATGCAAAGCGCGTTACATTAA TGAAAAAGGATATTGAGCTGGCACGTCGGCTTGGAGGGAAGGGACGACCTTGGTGA
- the LOC110670472 gene encoding uncharacterized protein LOC110670472 isoform X3 has product MVSNFITFPFLQFVFKQGTAIQNTTERQNEFINLKNLKESDPTDSFYFHTLNGQNQTFRAPESKEKESDWNCNLTKFTSNATKKTPGPSTSGTQRNAPSSELQEHKGRGNRIATGQEQSLSEKFAISRRIGSCSSQLLASSEL; this is encoded by the exons ATGGTTAGCAATTTTATCACGTTTCCGTTCTTGCAATTTGTGTTCAAGCAAGGGACTGCAATTCAAAATACGACAGAGCGGCAAAAcgaattcataaatttaaaaaatctaAAAGAGTCTGATCCAACGGATTCTTTCTACTTCCACACTCTCAATGGCCAGAACCAAACATTCCGCGCCCCCGAGTCGAAGGAGAAAGAAAGCGA cTGGAACTGCAACCTCACCAAGTTCACCAGCAACGCCACC AAAAAGACCCCTGGACCAAGTACAAGTGGCACACAGAGAAATGCTCCTTCAAGtgag CTCCAGGAACACAAAGGCAGAGGAAACCGCATCGCTACAGGCCAGGAACAGTCGCTCTCCGAGAAATTCGCCATTTCCAGAAGAATTGGAAGCTGCTCATCCCAGCTGCTAGCTTCATCCGAGTT GTAA
- the LOC110670471 gene encoding rhodanese-like domain-containing protein 4, chloroplastic — MEVLNAAGLTPISVLCEKRTEPRKFLCIPATSSLKFSTSASLSTTPPTMQECLSGTFHGGLVLLSSVLSSGLGKALTYEEALQQSASTPASDFDVSGVLDSVTSFATENPTVIAGGAVVLAIPLVLSQVLKKPKPWGVESARRAYAVLGDDANAQLLDIRAPVDLRKVGTPDIRDFKKKPVSIVYKGEDNSGFLKKLSLKFKEPENTTVFILDKLDGGSELVAELVTANGFKAAYAIKDGAEGPRGWMNSSLPWIPPSKGLSFDLSYVTDTFSGALGEGSDSLPLTIGIAAAAAGIGVLAFSEIETILQVLGSAALVQFASKKLLFAEDRKQTLQQVDEFLNTKVAPKELVDEIKQIGKVLLPAGGPSKALPASVEPSSEAAAADNTVQKAEAVPGPASQINSVKAESVSGFPRPLSPYASYPDFKPPTSPTPSQP; from the exons ATGGAGGTTCTAAATGCAGCAGGTTTGACCCCAATATCGGTTCTTTGTGAAAAAAGAACAGAACCCAGAAAATTTTTGTGTATTCCTGCTACTTCATCACTCAAATTCTCAACTTCTGCTTCTCTAAGCACCACCCCCCCTACCATGCAAGAGTGTTTATCAGGGACTTTTCACGGGGGTCTAGTACTTTTATCTTCAGTACTTAGTAGTGGGCTAGGTAAAGCTTTAACATATGAGGAAGCACTACAACAGTCAGCGAGCACCCCAGCATCTGATTTTGATGTCAGTGGAGTTCTTGATAGTGTTACTAGTTTTGCAACGGAAAATCCTACTGTTATAGCAGGTGGTGCTGTAGTTTTGGCAATTCCATTGGTTTTGTCTCAGGTTCTCAAGAAACCCAAGCCATGGGGTGTTGAGTCCGCAAGAAGGGCTTATGCAGTTTTGGGAGATGATGCAAATGCTCAGTTACTTGATATAAGAGCGCCAGTGGATTTGAGAAAAGTGGGTACTCCTGATATCAGGGATTTCAAAAAGAAGCCAGTGTCAATTGTTTACAAAGGTGAAGATAATTCAGGTTTCTTGAAGAAGCTGTCTTTGAAGTTTAAGGAACCAGAGAATACTACAGTGTTCATTCTAGATAA ATTGGATGGGGGCTCTGAACTGGTTGCAGAGTTGGTCACTGCAAATGGATTTAAAGCTGCTTATGCCATAAAAGATGGCGCAGAAGGACCACGGGGATGGATg AATAGTAGTCTTCCTTGGATACCGCCAAGTAAAGGGTTGAGCTTTGATCTTAGCTATGTGACAGATACCTTCAGTGGTGCACTTGGA GAGGGCTCTGATTCCTTGCCTCTGACTATTGGGATTGCAGCAGCAGCAGCCGGCATTGGTGTATTAGCATTTTCAGAG ATTGAAACAATTCTCCAAGTATTAGGCTCAGCTGCACTTGTTCAGTTTGCAAGTAAGAAACTCCTGTTTGCAGAG GACCGTAAGCAAACTCTGCAACAAGTTGATGAATTCTTGAACACCAAGGTTGCCCCTAAAGAGCTTGTTGATGAGATAAAG CAAATTGGGAAGGTTCTTCTGCCAGCAGGTGGGCCAAGTAAGGCTCTCCCTGCATCTGTAGAACCAAGTTCAGAAGCTGCTGCTGCTGATAATACTGTACAGAAGGCCGAAGCAGTTCCGGGGCCTGCTTCCCAAATCAATTCAGTTAAAGCAGAATCAGTTAGTGGGTTTCCAAGACCCCTTTCACCATATGCATCA tatccagatttcaaGCCACCAACATCTCCTACTCCATCACAACCCTAA
- the LOC110670470 gene encoding protein WHAT'S THIS FACTOR 1 homolog, chloroplastic produces the protein MEPKLFVSSSNGSPSTSLPFFLSYKSNFLEKPKLYFKSHFSTSTFQLEKSQFLGKSLVFQEKNGPFGSTLRKTHSPFEPVRAVVKRRKELPFDNVIQRDKKLKLVLKIRKILVNQPDRTMSLRQLGRYRRELGLQKRRRFIALLKKFPAVFEIVEEGVFSLQFKLTPEAERLYLEELKVRNEMEDLLVVKLRKLLMMSLEKRILLEKIAHLRTDLGLPLEFRDTICHRYPQYFRVVATERGPALELTHWDPELAVSAAELSEEENRARELEEKDLIIDRPPKFNRVKLPKGLQLSKSEMRRICKFRDMPFISPYSDFSHLRSGTPEKEKHACGVVHEILSLTVEKRTLVDHLTHFREEFRFSQQVRGMLIRHPDMFYVSLKGDRDSVFLREAYHNSQLVDKDRSLLIKEKLRSLVAVPRFPRHGAPKDGEIENRNEEQEEASSEEGEDWSDIDSYMTGDGLDDDEGGGDYEDDWSDEDDTPPGFDEDDENVKIHVNRSVNKLNNSAKNEEKMLVPAFPDGRPRERW, from the coding sequence ATGGAACCCAAATTATTTGTTTCCTCGTCCAATGGCTCACCATCTACTTCTTTACCATTCTTTCTCTCATATAAATCTAATTTTCTTGAAAAACCCAAACTCTATTTTAAATCCCATTTCTCCACCTCAACATTCCAGCTAGAGAAATCGCAGTTTTTGGGAAAAAGTTTGGTTTTTCAAGAGAAAAATGGTCCTTTTGGAAGTACCTTGAGGAAAACTCATTCTCCATTTGAACCGGTAAGAGCTGTTGTGAAGAGACGAAAAGAGCTTCCCTTTGATAACGTGATTCAAAGGGATAAGAAACTTAAATTAGTATTGAAGATAAGGAAGATTCTGGTCAATCAACCTGATAGAACTATGTCGCTTAGGCAATTGGGTAGGTACAGAAGAGAACTGGGTCTTCAGAAAAGGCGTCGATTTATTGCTTTGTTGAAAAAATTCCCCGCTGTGTTTGAAATTGTGGAAGAAGGGGTCTTTTCATTGCAATTCAAATTGACACCTGAGGCAGAAAGACTCTACCTGGAGGAGTTGAAGGTCAGAAATGAGATGGAGGATTTGCTGGTTGTTAAGTTGAGGAAATTGTTGATGATGTCATTGGAAAAACGGATTTTGTTGGAGAAAATAGCCCATTTAAGGACTGATCTTGGATTGCCTCTAGAATTTCGTGACACAATCTGTCATAGATACCCACAATATTTTAGAGTTGTTGCAACTGAGCGGGGGCCTGCTCTAGAATTAACTCATTGGGATCCTGAGCTTGCAGTATCAGCTGCTGAATTATCAGAAGAGGAGAATAGGGCTAGAGAGCTAGAAGAGAAAGATCTAATCATTGATAGACCACCAAAATTCAATAGAGTGAAGCTGCCTAAGGGTCTCCAGCTTTCTAAGAGTGAAATGAGAAGGATCTGTAAGTTCAGAGACATGCCTTTTATATCCCCATATTCTGACTTTTCCCATTTGAGATCAGGTACACCAGAGAAGGAAAAGCATGCTTGTGGGGTTGTTCATGAGATTTTGAGTCTCACTGTCGAGAAGAGGACCCTGGTGGATCACCTTACTCATTTTCGTGAGGAGTTTAGATTCTCTCAGCAGGTGAGAGGGATGCTAATAAGGCACCCTGATATGTTTTATGTGTCCTTGAAAGGTGATAGAGATTCAGTTTTCCTGAGGGAAGCATACCACAATTCTCAGTTGGTAGACAAAGACCGTTCGTTGCTTATCAAAGAGAAGCTTCGTTCTCTTGTTGCTGTCCCCAGATTCCCAAGGCATGGTGCTCCGAAGGATGGTGAAATTGAAAATAGAAATGAAGAGCAAGAAGAAGCGTCTAGTGAGGAGGGTGAAGATTGGTCTGATATTGACAGTTATATGACTGGCGATGGACTTGATGATGACGAAGGTGGTGGTGACTATGAAGATGATTGGAGTGATGAAGATGATACACCCCCAGGCTTTGATGAAGATGATGAAAATGTGAAGATTCATGTGAACAGATCAGTGAACAAGTTAAATAACTCGGCaaagaatgaagagaaaatgcTAGTTCCTGCATTTCCTGATGGCCGGCCAAGGGAGCGTTGGTAA